One Drosophila santomea strain STO CAGO 1482 chromosome X, Prin_Dsan_1.1, whole genome shotgun sequence DNA segment encodes these proteins:
- the LOC120457243 gene encoding uncharacterized protein LOC120457243, producing MCHVVTVIVSSLVGKFLDKIALRLDSPQSSSGFSSVHSSFQFRLQVIYEYKSKPNTMLKFSPKNSISKAKPRVRDSHMPNLAEYTNPRTLRSLYSMHPNALCSQAAASRVAALTSSARVNEQVEPPRVWNCNKPKKTATNPYNVYSKQRNKLSGKSGSKTSIRRWVHPPYPVHRPKKNGKKREGSLNYESFYVPYEQDDTTIGNQAAVNPRTDNKEPAEEPRSRSFKRLQTAGVRYALKIAEMASLIEEVKSHSMAVNDDETKSMMNVPLLLPPSEFAEDPIESGKRFVLLRSRTEMRFPTLGCDELLYKYACHLPFVQDPSKPDVKRPKMNGLSFRPLLGEDLN from the coding sequence ATGTGTCATGTTGTCACAGTGATTGTATCCAGCTTAGTAGGCAAATTCCTGGACAAGATAGCTTTGCGTCTCGATTCACCTCAGTCATCGTCTGGTTTTAGCTCAGTTCACAGCTCCTTTCAGTTCAGGTTACAAGTTATATATGAATACAAGTCAAAACCTAACACAATGCTCAAGTTTTCGCCCAAGAATTCGATCAGCAAGGCAAAGCCGAGAGTACGCGATAGCCACATGCCAAATCTGGCGGAGTACACCAATCCACGTACCCTGCGTTCCCTGTACAGCATGCACCCAAATGCGTTGTGCAGCCAGGCGGCAGCAAGTAGAGTGGCAGCCTTGACTTCCTCGGCCAGAGTCAACGAGCAGGTGGAACCTCCACGCGTTTGGAACTGCAACAAACCCAAGAAGACGGCAACTAACCCCTACAACGTCTACTCCAAGCAAAGAAACAAGTTAAGCGGCAAGAGCGGATCCAAGACGAGCATCAGGCGGTGGGTGCATCCCCCTTATCCCGTCCATCGTCCCAAGAAGAATGGCAAGAAGCGCGAGGGGTCGCTCAACTACGAGTCCTTCTATGTGCCCTACGAGCAAGACGATACTACAATTGGCAATCAAGCGGCAGTAAATCCCAGGACTGATAATAAGGAGCCAGCAGAGGAGCCACGTAGTAGATCGTTCAAGCGCTTGCAGACGGCGGGCGTGCGGTATGCTCTAAAGATCGCTGAGATGGCCAGCCTGATTGAGGAGGTCAAGTCGCATTCGATGGCGGTGAACGACGATGAAACGAAGTCCATGATGAATGTGCCGTTGCTACTGCCGCCGTCGGAGTTCGCCGAAGATCCCATTGAGTCCGGGAAGCGCTTCGTCCTGCTCCGCTCCCGCACTGAGATGCGCTTCCCGACTTTGGGTTGCGATGAGTTGCTGTACAAGTACGCCTGCCATCTGCCCTTTGTTCAAGATCCATCGAAACCAGATGTAAAGCGGCCAAAGATGAATGGACTGTCATTTCGGCCGCTGTTAGGAGAAGATCTCAATTGA
- the LOC120457240 gene encoding signal recognition particle receptor subunit alpha homolog, with product MLDFVVIFTKGGVVLWHSNASGSSFASCINSLIRGVILEERNTEAKYFEEDHLAVQFKLDNELDLVYAAIFQKVIKLNYLDGFLADMQTAFKEKYGDIRLGDDYDFDREYRRVLSAAEEASAKQVKAPKAMRSYNESQKSKKTVASMIQDDKKPVEKRVNIQESPPPSKSQPSSPATGSSKDDIIMENRRKLREKLTPTKKTSPSDSKPSKPASEKAGKKPRVWDLGGNSKDAVMLDRSKDTPEDVQYQNINSELVGTMQGVIRDLDVESEDEAEIEEESSEEEQEEQVQSKKSKRGGLLSYFKGIVGAKTMSLADLQPALEKMRDHLISKNVATEIAAKLCDSVATSLDGKQMGTFDSIASQVKEALTQSLVRILSPKRRIDIIRDALESKRNGRPYTIIFCGVNGVGKSTNLAKICFWLIENDFNVLIAACDTFRAGAVEQLRTHTRHLNALHPAAKHDGRTMVQLYEKGYGKDAAGIAMEAIKFAHDTRVDVVLVDTAGRMQDNEPLMRSLSKLIKVNNPDLVLFVGEALVGNEAVDQLVKFNQSLADYSSNENPHIIDGIVLTKFDTIDDKVGAAISMTYITGQPIVFVGTGQTYADLKAINVNAVVNSLMK from the exons ATGTTGGACTTTGTGGTGATATTCACCAAGGGCGGCGTGGTGCTGTGGCACTCGAACGCGTCCGGTAGCAGCTTCGCCTCCTGCATAAACAGCCTGATACGTGGCGTCATCCTGGAG GAGCGCAACACAGAGGCCAAGTACTTCGAGGAGGACCACCTGGCCGTGCAATTTAAGCTGGACAATGAATTGGACCTGGTGTACGCGGCTATTTTCCAGAAGGTGATCAAACTGAACTACCTGGATGGATTCTTGGCCGACATGCAGACGGCCTTCAAGGAGAAGTACGGCGACATACGTCTGGGCGATGACTACGACTTCGATCGGGAGTACCGACGTGTGCTCAGCGCGGCGGAGGAGGCGTCCGCCAAGCAAGTGAAAGCACCCAAAGCCATGCGCTCCTACAACGAGTCGCAGAAGTCGAAGAAGACCGTCGCCTCGATGATTCAGGACGACAAGAAACCGGTCGAGAAGCGGGTCAACATCCAGGAGAGCCCGCCACCGTCCAAGTCACAGCCCTCGTCGCCAGCGACGGGTTCCTCCAAGGACGACATCATCATGGAGAATCGGCGCAAACTGCGCGAAAAGCTCACGCCCACAAAGAAGACCTCGCCCAGCGATTCCAAACCCAGCAAGCCCGCCTCCGAGAAGGCTGGCAAGAAGCCACGCGTCTGGGATCTGGGCGGTAACTCCAAGGATGCAGTCATGCTCGATCGCTCCAAGGATACGCCCGAAGATGTTCAGTACCAGAACATCAACAGCGAG CTGGTGGGCACAATGCAGGGCGTCATCCGCGACTTGGACGTGGAGAGCGAGGACGAGGCTGAGATCGAGGAGGAGTCCTctgaggaggagcaggaggaacAGGTGCAGTCCAAGAAAAGCAAACGCGGCGGCCTGCTTTCTTACTTCAAGGGCATTGTGGGCGCCAAGACCATGTCACTGGCGGATCTGCAGCCGGCGCTGGAGAAGATGCGCGACCATCTGATATCGAAGAACGTGGCCACAGAGATAGCGGCCAAGCTGTGCGACTCGGTGGCCACCAGTCTGGATGGCAAACAAATGGGCACCTTTGACAGCATTGCCAGCCAAGTAAAGGAGGCCCTAACGCAATCGCTGGTAAGGATTCTTTCGCCCAAACGGCGCATCGACATCATTCGCGATGCCCTCGAATCAAAGCGCAACGGCCGTCCGTACACGATCATCTTCTGCGGCGTAAATGGCGTGGGCAAGTCCACCAACCTGGCCAAGATCTGCTTCTGGCTGATTGAGAACGATTTCAACGTTCTGATCGCCGCCTGCGATACGTTCCGCGCAGGTGCCGTCGAACAGCTGCGTACACACACCCGCCACCTGAACGCCCTGCATCCGGCGGCCAAGCACGACGGTCGCACCATGGTGCAGCTGTACGAGAAGGGGTATGGCAAGGATGCCGCCGGCATTGCCATGGAGGCCATCAAGTTTGCCCACGATACACGGGTGGATGTGGTGCTGGTGGACACCGCCGGACGCATGCAGGACAATGAGCCGCTGATGCGTTCACTGTCCAAGCTAATCAAGGTGAACAATCCGGATCTTGTGCTCTTTGTGGGCGAGGCACTGGTGGGCAACGAAGCCGTCGACCAGTTGGTCAAGTTCAACCAGTCGCTGGCCGACTACTCATCCAACGAGAACCCGCACATCATCGACGGCATCGTGCTGACCAAGTTCGATACCATTGACGACAAGGTGGGTGCCGCCATCTCTATGACCTACATCACCGGCCAACCAATTGTGTTCGTGGGCACGGGTCAAACGTATGCCGATCTAAAGGCCATCAACGTGAACGCCGTGGTCAACTCGCTGATGAAGTAG
- the LOC120457239 gene encoding kinesin-like protein Klp10A isoform X1 → MDMITVGQSVKIKRTDGRVHMAVVAVINQSGKCITVEWYERGETKGKEVELDAILTLNPELMQDTVEQHTAPEPKKQATAPMNLSRNPTQSAIGGNLTSRMTMAGNMLNKIQESQSIPHPLGNSNSVNTNSNSNTTAGGGGGTTTTNTGLQRPRYSQTAVSQQQTRIASAVPNNTLPNPSAAASAAPAAQAVAAAATTQGAGGAGARRSHALKEVERLKENREKRRARQAEMKEEKVALMNQDPGNPNWETAQMIREYQSTLEFVPLLDGQAVDDHQITVCVRKRPISRKEVNRKEIDVISVPRKDMLIVHEPRSKVDLTKFLENHKFRFDYAFNDTCDNAMVYKYTAKPLVKTIFEGGMATCFAYGQTGSGKTHTMGGEFNGKVQDCKNGIYAMAAKDVFVTLNMPRYRAMNLVVSASFFEIYSGKVFDLLADKQKLRVLEDGKQQVQVVGLTEKVVDGVEEVLKLIQHGNAARTSGQTSANSNSSRSHAVFQIVLRPRGSTKIHGKFSFIDLAGNERGVDTSSADRQTRMEGAEINKSLLALKECIRALGKQSAHLPFRVSKLTQVLRDSFIGEKSKTCMIAMISPGLSSCEHTLNTLRYADRVKELVVKDIAEVGPGGDSEPIEIMDDEEEEELNMVHSHSHQLHPNSHAPASQSNNQRGPASHHSGTGIHNNNNNNNKNGNAGNMDLAMLSSLSEHEMSDELIVQHQAIDDLQQTEEMVVEYHRTVNATLETFLTESKALYNLTNYVDYDQDSYCKRGESMFSQLLDIAIQCRDMMAEYRAKLAKEEMLSCSFNSPNGKR, encoded by the exons ATGGACATGATTACGGTGGGGCAGAGCGTCAAGATCAAGCGGACGGATGGCCGCGTCCACATGGCCGTGGTGGCGGTGATCAACCAGTCGGGCAAGTGCATCACAGTCGAATGGTACGAGCGCGGCGAAACGAAGGGCAAAGAGGTGGAACTGGATGCCATACTCACCCTCAATCCCGAGCTGATGCAGGACACCGTCGAGCAGCACACCGCCCCGGAGCCCAAGAAGCAGGCCACCGCTCCAATGAACCTCTCACGCAATCCCACACAATCGGCCATCGGTGGCAATCTCACCAGTCGGATGACCATGGCCGGCAACATGCTGAACAAGATCCAGGAGAGCCAGTCGATCCCCCATCCGCTGGGCAACAGTAATAGCGTCAATACAAACAGCAACTCTAACACTACGGCCGGCGGAGGTGgtggcaccaccaccacgaaCACTGGATTACAGCGTCCACGGTACTCGCAGACAGCGGTCAGCCAGCAGCAGACGAGGATCGCCTCAGCGGTTCCTAATAACACATTGCCCAATCCCAGCGCGGCAGCTAGTGCAGCTCCAGCGGCACAGGCAGTCGCCGCTGCGGCAACGACACAGGGAGCTGGTGGCGCTGGTGCCCGGCGATCTCACGCTTTGAAGGAGGTGGAGCGATTGAAGGAGAATCGCGAGAAGCGTCGCGCCCGCCAGGCCGAGATGAAGGAGGAGAAGGTGGCCCTGATGAACCAGGATCCTGGCAATCCCAACTGGGAGACGGCGCAGATGATACGCGAGTACCAGAGCACGCTGGAGTTTGTGCCGCTGCTCGATGGCCAGGCCGTCGATGACCATCAGATCACCGTGTGCGTGCGCAAGCGTCCCATCAGCCGCAAAGAAGTTAATCGCAAGGAGATCGATGTCATCTCGGTGCCGCGCAAGGACATGCTTATCGTGCACGAGCCGCGCAGCAAGGTCGACCTCACCAAGTTCCTGGAGAACCACAAGTTTCGCTTCGACTACGCCTTCAACGACACGTGCGACAATGCCATGGTATACAA ATACACAGCCAAGCCGTTGgtaaaaactatttttgagGGCGGCATGGCGACGTGCTTCGCCTACGGCCAGACAGGATCCGGCAAGACGCACACCATGGGCGGCGAGTTCAATGGAAAGGTGCAGGACTGCAAGAACGGCATCTACGCCATGGCGGCCAAGGATGTTTTTGTGACCTTAAATATGCCGCGCTACCGCGCCATGAATCTAGTCGTTTCGGCCAGTTTCTTTGAGATTTACAGTGGCAAG GTCTTTGATCTTCTGGCCGACAAGCAGAAGCTACGCGTCCTGGAGGACGGCAAACAGCAGGTGCAGGTGGTGGGCCTCACCGAGAAGGTGGTCGATGGCGTCGAGGAGGTACTGAAGCTAATCCAGCACGGCAATGCTGCCCGCACATCTGGCCAGACGTCGGCCAACTCCAACTCGTCGCGTTCGCACGCCGTCTTCCAGATTGTGTTGCGGCCGCGGGGCTCCACGAAGATCCACGGCAAATTCTCGTTCATCGATCTGGCGGGCAATGAGCGCGGGGTGGATACCTCCTCCGCCGATCGACAGACGCGCATGGAGGGCGCCGAGATCAACAAATCGCTGCTCGCCCTCAAAGAGTGCATCCGTGCGTTGGGCAAACAGTCGGCCCACTTGCCATTCCGTGTCTCCAAACTCACCCAGGTGTTGCGCGACTCGTTTATTGGCGAGAAGAGCAAGACCTGCATGATCGCCATGATCTCGCCGGGACTGAGCTCCTGCGAGCACACGCTCAACACGCTGCGCTATGCGGATCGTGTCAAGGAGCTGGTGGTGAAGGATATCGCAGAAGTCGGCCCTGGCGGCGACAGCGAGCCCATCGAGATCatggacgacgaggaggaggaggaactCAACATGGTGCATTCGCACTCCCATCAACTGCACCCGAACTCGCATGCGCCGGCCTCCCAGTCGAACAATCAGCGTGGTCCGGCCTCTCATCACTCGGGCACGGGCAtccacaacaacaataacaacaacaacaagaacggAAACGCCGGCAACATGGATCTGGCCATGCTGAGTTCGCTGAGC GAACACGAGATGTCCGACGAGCTGATTGTGCAGCACCAGGCCATCGACGATCTGCAGCAAACGGAGGAGATGGTGGTGGAGTATCATCGCACCGTGAACGCCACACTGGAGACCTTCCTGACCGAGTCGAAGGCGCTGTACAACCTGACCAACTATGTGGACTACGACCAGGACTCGTACTGCAAGCGGGGCGAGTCGATGTTCTCGCAGCTGCTGGACATTGCCATCCAGTGCCGGGACATGATGGCCGAGTACCGCGCCAAGTTGGCCAAGGAGGAGATGCTCTCGTGTAGCTTCAACTCGCCGAATGGCAAGCGTTAG
- the LOC120457239 gene encoding kinesin-like protein Klp10A isoform X2, which translates to MDMITVGQSVKIKRTDGRVHMAVVAVINQSGKCITVEWYERGETKGKEVELDAILTLNPELMQDTVEQHTAPEPKKQATAPMNLSRNPTQSAIGGNLTSRMTMAGNMLNKIQESQSIPHPLGNSNSVNTNSNSNTTAGGGGGTTTTNTGLQRPRYSQTAVSQQQTRIASAVPNNTLPNPSAAASAAPAAQAVAAAATTQGAGGAGARRSHALKEVERLKENREKRRARQAEMKEEKVALMNQDPGNPNWETAQMIREYQSTLEFVPLLDGQAVDDHQITVCVRKRPISRKEVNRKEIDVISVPRKDMLIVHEPRSKVDLTKFLENHKFRFDYAFNDTCDNAMVYKYTAKPLVKTIFEGGMATCFAYGQTGSGKTHTMGGEFNGKVQDCKNGIYAMAAKDVFVTLNMPRYRAMNLVVSASFFEIYSGKVFDLLADKQKLRVLEDGKQQVQVVGLTEKVVDGVEEVLKLIQHGNAARTSGQTSANSNSSRSHAVFQIVLRPRGSTKIHGKFSFIDLAGNERGVDTSSADRQTRMEGAEINKSLLALKECIRALGKQSAHLPFRVSKLTQVLRDSFIGEKSKTCMIAMISPGLSSCEHTLNTLRYADRVKELVVKDIAEVGPGGDSEPIEIMDDEEEEELNMVHSHSHQLHPNSHAPASQSNNQRGPASHHSGTGIHNNNNNNNKNGNAGNMDLAMLSSLSRCTTPMRFKPMGHMKRF; encoded by the exons ATGGACATGATTACGGTGGGGCAGAGCGTCAAGATCAAGCGGACGGATGGCCGCGTCCACATGGCCGTGGTGGCGGTGATCAACCAGTCGGGCAAGTGCATCACAGTCGAATGGTACGAGCGCGGCGAAACGAAGGGCAAAGAGGTGGAACTGGATGCCATACTCACCCTCAATCCCGAGCTGATGCAGGACACCGTCGAGCAGCACACCGCCCCGGAGCCCAAGAAGCAGGCCACCGCTCCAATGAACCTCTCACGCAATCCCACACAATCGGCCATCGGTGGCAATCTCACCAGTCGGATGACCATGGCCGGCAACATGCTGAACAAGATCCAGGAGAGCCAGTCGATCCCCCATCCGCTGGGCAACAGTAATAGCGTCAATACAAACAGCAACTCTAACACTACGGCCGGCGGAGGTGgtggcaccaccaccacgaaCACTGGATTACAGCGTCCACGGTACTCGCAGACAGCGGTCAGCCAGCAGCAGACGAGGATCGCCTCAGCGGTTCCTAATAACACATTGCCCAATCCCAGCGCGGCAGCTAGTGCAGCTCCAGCGGCACAGGCAGTCGCCGCTGCGGCAACGACACAGGGAGCTGGTGGCGCTGGTGCCCGGCGATCTCACGCTTTGAAGGAGGTGGAGCGATTGAAGGAGAATCGCGAGAAGCGTCGCGCCCGCCAGGCCGAGATGAAGGAGGAGAAGGTGGCCCTGATGAACCAGGATCCTGGCAATCCCAACTGGGAGACGGCGCAGATGATACGCGAGTACCAGAGCACGCTGGAGTTTGTGCCGCTGCTCGATGGCCAGGCCGTCGATGACCATCAGATCACCGTGTGCGTGCGCAAGCGTCCCATCAGCCGCAAAGAAGTTAATCGCAAGGAGATCGATGTCATCTCGGTGCCGCGCAAGGACATGCTTATCGTGCACGAGCCGCGCAGCAAGGTCGACCTCACCAAGTTCCTGGAGAACCACAAGTTTCGCTTCGACTACGCCTTCAACGACACGTGCGACAATGCCATGGTATACAA ATACACAGCCAAGCCGTTGgtaaaaactatttttgagGGCGGCATGGCGACGTGCTTCGCCTACGGCCAGACAGGATCCGGCAAGACGCACACCATGGGCGGCGAGTTCAATGGAAAGGTGCAGGACTGCAAGAACGGCATCTACGCCATGGCGGCCAAGGATGTTTTTGTGACCTTAAATATGCCGCGCTACCGCGCCATGAATCTAGTCGTTTCGGCCAGTTTCTTTGAGATTTACAGTGGCAAG GTCTTTGATCTTCTGGCCGACAAGCAGAAGCTACGCGTCCTGGAGGACGGCAAACAGCAGGTGCAGGTGGTGGGCCTCACCGAGAAGGTGGTCGATGGCGTCGAGGAGGTACTGAAGCTAATCCAGCACGGCAATGCTGCCCGCACATCTGGCCAGACGTCGGCCAACTCCAACTCGTCGCGTTCGCACGCCGTCTTCCAGATTGTGTTGCGGCCGCGGGGCTCCACGAAGATCCACGGCAAATTCTCGTTCATCGATCTGGCGGGCAATGAGCGCGGGGTGGATACCTCCTCCGCCGATCGACAGACGCGCATGGAGGGCGCCGAGATCAACAAATCGCTGCTCGCCCTCAAAGAGTGCATCCGTGCGTTGGGCAAACAGTCGGCCCACTTGCCATTCCGTGTCTCCAAACTCACCCAGGTGTTGCGCGACTCGTTTATTGGCGAGAAGAGCAAGACCTGCATGATCGCCATGATCTCGCCGGGACTGAGCTCCTGCGAGCACACGCTCAACACGCTGCGCTATGCGGATCGTGTCAAGGAGCTGGTGGTGAAGGATATCGCAGAAGTCGGCCCTGGCGGCGACAGCGAGCCCATCGAGATCatggacgacgaggaggaggaggaactCAACATGGTGCATTCGCACTCCCATCAACTGCACCCGAACTCGCATGCGCCGGCCTCCCAGTCGAACAATCAGCGTGGTCCGGCCTCTCATCACTCGGGCACGGGCAtccacaacaacaataacaacaacaacaagaacggAAACGCCGGCAACATGGATCTGGCCATGCTGAGTTCGCTGAGC AGATGCACAACGCCAATGCGTTTTAAACCAATGGGACATATGAAACGATTCTAA
- the LOC120455123 gene encoding uncharacterized protein LOC120455123 produces the protein MDIMDIQAVESKLSDVTVTPIPRSQVQNFYNYQQQREQREQQPQIQISAIHHSRGSGGGGGGSNSSNAATDYSTSSGGKRERDRSTASDYSSSSSKQSSAAAANAAAAAAAVAALQYSPQFLQAQLALLQQQSNTTATPAAAAAAALSLANMCSSNGGQRNTGSGGGVSSTSSASNGQSMGLNLSSSQLKYPPPSTSPVVVTTQTSANITTPLTSTASLPSVGPGNGLTKYAQLLAVIEEMGRDIRPTYTGSRSSTERLKRGIVHARILVRECLMETERAARQ, from the coding sequence ATGGACATCATGGATATCCAGGCCGTAGAGTCCAAGCTGAGTGACGTCACGGTGACACCGATACCGCGCAGTCAAGTGCAAAATTTCTACAAttaccagcagcagcgggagcagcgCGAACAACAGCCCCAGATCCAAATATCGGCCATCCACCACTCGCGTGGATCcggtggtggaggaggcggaTCCAATTCATCCAACGCGGCCACGGACTACTCTACGAGCAGCGGTGGCAAGCGGGAGCGGGACCGCTCCACAGCCAGCGATTACAGCAGCTCGTCCAGCAAACAGAGCTCTGCCGCAGCGGccaatgcagcagcagctgccgccgccgtcgcTGCCCTCCAGTACTCCCCGCAGTTCCTCCAGGCCCAGCTGGCCCTGCTCCAGCAGCAATCGAACACAACGGCCACGCCGgccgcagccgcagctgcGGCCCTATCCCTGGCCAACATGTGCTCCAGCAATGGCGGACAGAGGAACACCGGGTCCGGTGGCGGCgtctcctccacctcctccgccagcAATGGCCAGAGCATGGGCCTCAACCTAAGCTCGTCGCAGCTGAAGTACCCGCCACCCTCCACCTCGCCCGTGGTGGTGACCACCCAAACTTCGGCCAACATCACCACGCCGCTGACCTCCACGGCCAGCCTGCCCTCTGTGGGACCGGGCAATGGGCTGACAAAGTACGCCCAGCTGCTGGCCGTTATCGAGGAGATGGGACGCGACATTCGGCCCACATACACGGGCTCGCGCAGCTCCACGGAGCGGCTCAAGCGGGGCATTGTCCATGCCCGCATCCTGGTGCGCGAATGCCTCATGGAGACGGAGCGAGCGGCGCGCCAATGA
- the LOC120457242 gene encoding 26S proteasome regulatory subunit 6B, protein MPYNMDVLMPEKDELSDLKPKDAHSSLDELDMEDLYVRYKKLQKTLEFIEVQEEYIKDEQRNLKKEYLHAQEEVKRIQSVPLVIGQFLEAVDQNTGIVGSTTGSNYYVRILSTIDRELLKPSASVALHKHSNALVDVLPPEADSSISMLQPDEKPDVSYADIGGMDMQKQEIREAVELPLTHFELYKQIGIDPPRGVLMYGPPGCGKTMLAKAVAHHTTASFIRVVGSEFVQKYLGEGPRMVRDVFRLAKENAPAIIFIDEIDAIATKRFDAQTGADREVQRILLELLNQMDGFDQTTNVKVIMATNRADTLDPALLRPGRLDRKIEFPLPDRRQKRLVFSTITSKMNLSEDVDLEEFVARPDKISGADINAICQEAGMHAVRENRYIVLAKDFEKGYKNNIKKDEQEHEFYK, encoded by the exons ATGCCGTACAACATGGACGTACTGATGCCGGAGAAG GATGAGCTCTCCGACTTGAAGCCGAAAGATGCGCACAGTTCCCTGGACGAACTGGACATGGAGGATCTCTATGTGCGCTACAAG AAACTGCAAAAGACCCTCGAGTTCATTGAGGTGCAGGAGGAGTACATCAAGGATGAGCAGCGGAACCTGAAGAAGGAGTACCTGCACGCCCAGGAGGAGGTGAAGCGCATCCAGTCAGTGCCACTGGTCATTGGCCAGTTCCTGGAGGCCGTCGATCAGAACACGGGTATTGTGGGCTCCACCACCGGTTCCAATTACTACGTGCGCATCCTGTCCACCATCGACCGGGAGCTGCTGAAGCCCTCCGCCTCCGTGGCCCTGCACAAGCACAGCAATGCCCTGGTGGACGTGCTGCCGCCAGAGGCGGATAGCTCCATTTCGATGTTGCAGCCGGATGAGAAGCCCGATGTTAGCTATGCGGACATTGGTGGCATGGACATGCAGAAGCAGGAGATCCGTGAGGCAGTCGAACTGCCCCTGACCCACTTCGAGCTTTACAAGCAGATCGGCATTGATCCGCCGCGCGGTGTGCTTATGTACGGTCCGCCCGGATGCGGCAAGACCATGTTGGCCAAGGCGGTGGCCCACCACACAACGGCCTCGTTCATACGCGTGGTCGGCTCGGAATTCGTGCAGAAGTACCTCGGCGAGGGACCGCGCATGGTCCGCGACGTGTTTAGGCTGGCCAAGGAGAATGCACCGGCCATCATCTTCATTGACGAGATCGACGCCATTGCTACGAAGCGTTTCGATGCGCAGACGGGCGCCGATCGTGAGGTGCAGCGCATCCTGCTCGAGCTGCTGAACCAGATGGACGGCTTCGATCAGACCACCAACGTTAAGGTGATCATGGCCACCAACAGGGCTGACACACTGGATCCCGCTCTGCTGCGACCTGGTCGATTGGATCGTAAGATTGAGTTCCCGCTGCCCGATCGCCGGCAAAAGCGACTCGTCTTCTCCACCATCACCTCAAAGATGAACCTCAGCGAGGACGTCGATTTGGAGGAGTTTGTGGCGCGGCCGGACAAGATCTCCGGCGCCGACATCAACGCCATTTGCCAGGAGGCGGGCATGCACGCGGTGCGTGAGAATCGCTACATCGTTTTGGCCAAGGACTTCGAGAAGGGCTACAAGAACAACATCAAGAAGGACGAGCAGGAGCATGAGTTCTACAAATAG